From Methanocella paludicola SANAE, a single genomic window includes:
- a CDS encoding histone family protein, producing the protein MTEISKAPIARLLSQAGGDRISAEAVDEMVKYTEDYVLKVGTEASKLCIHAGRKTIKADDIKLAVERLRL; encoded by the coding sequence ATGACAGAAATTTCTAAGGCACCGATCGCCAGGCTGTTAAGCCAGGCGGGGGGCGACAGGATCTCCGCCGAGGCGGTCGACGAGATGGTAAAATATACAGAGGACTATGTGCTGAAGGTCGGCACCGAGGCCAGCAAGCTTTGCATACACGCGGGCCGCAAGACTATCAAGGCGGACGACATCAAGCTCGCCGTGGAGCGGCTCAGGCTCTAA
- a CDS encoding mechanosensitive ion channel family protein yields the protein MSGNASIGSNVTAGTTDTFGQASVSQLSGWLESLIGTYLGLSGVMAEALTAAIVLAIFLALSWIVRRFITDIAPRLVSKTRSSIDDELLKAIRTPVQVLIIVAGVYFACNTLNGLSPGIVGAIDKLAAIALILVGAYLVSNIISAFIRWYVADVAPKTGSDLDDHLLPFLQKVVVVLVYVIAGIMVLDLFIEVTPLIASLGVVGIAVAFAAKAMLMNIFGAMAILTDRPFKIGDRLYLDGIGATDVEDVGLWSTRVRTMDGRIVVVPNEKMASSHIVNISQPEVKLRVQLKVRISYASDAEKACAILESIASGTPGVSADPKPRAYLSELGDFAVTIMLLAYVDNYDNDLSVSDSIYRNALATFKKEGIVIPYPTVNVRPRVR from the coding sequence ATGTCCGGGAACGCTTCCATCGGCTCAAATGTGACCGCCGGCACGACGGATACTTTTGGGCAGGCGAGTGTAAGCCAGCTGTCCGGATGGCTGGAAAGCCTGATAGGGACATACCTTGGCCTGAGCGGCGTAATGGCGGAAGCGCTCACGGCGGCCATCGTCCTGGCCATTTTTTTAGCGCTGTCATGGATCGTCAGGCGCTTCATCACGGACATAGCCCCGAGGCTCGTCTCAAAGACCCGGTCGTCGATCGATGACGAACTATTGAAAGCCATAAGAACCCCGGTACAGGTATTGATCATCGTGGCCGGGGTCTACTTCGCGTGCAACACGCTCAACGGCCTTTCTCCGGGCATCGTCGGCGCCATCGATAAGCTGGCCGCCATCGCCCTTATCCTGGTCGGCGCATACCTGGTTTCGAACATCATCAGCGCGTTCATCCGGTGGTACGTCGCTGACGTCGCCCCCAAGACGGGCTCAGACCTTGACGACCACCTGCTGCCGTTCCTGCAAAAAGTCGTTGTCGTGCTCGTCTATGTCATCGCGGGCATCATGGTCCTGGACCTCTTCATCGAGGTCACGCCGCTGATAGCGAGCCTGGGCGTCGTCGGCATCGCCGTCGCGTTCGCGGCGAAGGCGATGCTCATGAATATCTTCGGCGCAATGGCCATCCTTACTGACCGGCCCTTTAAGATCGGGGACAGGCTATACCTGGACGGCATCGGGGCGACCGACGTGGAAGACGTGGGCCTGTGGAGCACCCGTGTGAGGACCATGGACGGCCGCATCGTGGTCGTCCCCAACGAGAAGATGGCCTCCAGCCATATCGTGAACATTTCGCAGCCCGAGGTGAAGCTCCGGGTCCAGCTTAAGGTCAGGATAAGCTACGCCTCGGACGCCGAAAAGGCCTGTGCCATCCTGGAAAGCATCGCCTCGGGGACGCCTGGCGTATCCGCTGACCCGAAGCCGAGGGCTTACCTGTCAGAGCTGGGCGATTTTGCCGTGACTATAATGCTTCTTGCATACGTGGACAATTACGATAACGACCTGTCTGTGTCGGACAGCATATACCGTAACGCCCTGGCCACATTCAAAAAAGAGGGCATCGTCATACCGTACCCGACGGTGAACGTCCGGCCCCGGGTGCGCTAA
- a CDS encoding aminotransferase class I/II-fold pyridoxal phosphate-dependent enzyme, with the protein MKIAKKVIELPPSGIRKYFDIASTIKDVISLGVGEPDFITPWRVREASIYGMEKGKTTYTSNWGLLELRELISKYTFEGSGGDYSPNNEILVTTGVSEGIDLAIRAITDPGDEILVVEPSYVSYKPCVIMAGGVPVPVSTRAENDFKVRREDIEKRITRKTTAIIMNYPNNPTGAIMTRKDLEEVADVAIEHDLMVLTDEVYEKLTYDGRHASIASLNGMRDNTILLNGFSKAFAMTGWRLGYACGNADVIEAMMKIHQYTMLCAPIGAQLGAIEALKNGQSDMQDMVREYNRRRRVIVRGFNALGMDCFEPKGAFYSFPSIRSTGLSSEEFSERLLYDQGVVTVPGSVFGESGIGHLRCSYCSSMEDIKEALARIGRFLDTLKTEKAPTIKKRVKR; encoded by the coding sequence ATGAAGATCGCGAAAAAGGTCATCGAGCTGCCCCCGTCAGGCATCCGCAAGTACTTCGATATCGCCTCCACCATCAAGGACGTCATCTCCTTAGGCGTGGGGGAGCCGGACTTCATCACCCCCTGGCGCGTGAGGGAGGCGTCCATCTACGGCATGGAGAAGGGCAAGACCACCTACACCTCGAACTGGGGATTACTCGAATTAAGGGAGCTCATATCGAAGTACACCTTCGAGGGCTCCGGAGGCGACTACAGCCCCAATAACGAGATCTTAGTCACTACGGGCGTGAGCGAGGGCATCGACCTGGCCATAAGGGCTATCACGGACCCGGGCGACGAGATCCTGGTCGTGGAGCCCAGCTACGTGTCATACAAGCCCTGCGTCATCATGGCCGGCGGCGTCCCTGTGCCGGTCAGCACCAGGGCCGAGAACGACTTCAAGGTGCGCCGGGAGGACATCGAAAAGAGGATCACCCGAAAGACCACGGCCATCATCATGAACTACCCGAATAACCCCACGGGCGCCATCATGACCAGGAAGGACCTGGAGGAGGTCGCCGACGTCGCCATCGAGCACGACCTGATGGTCCTCACGGACGAGGTCTACGAGAAGCTTACCTACGACGGCAGGCATGCCTCGATCGCATCATTGAACGGCATGAGGGACAACACGATTCTCCTGAACGGGTTCAGCAAGGCGTTCGCCATGACCGGCTGGAGGCTGGGCTACGCCTGCGGCAACGCGGACGTCATCGAGGCCATGATGAAGATCCACCAGTACACCATGCTCTGCGCTCCCATCGGCGCCCAGCTGGGCGCCATCGAGGCGCTGAAGAACGGCCAGAGCGACATGCAGGATATGGTCAGGGAGTACAACCGCCGGCGCCGTGTCATCGTCAGAGGGTTCAACGCGCTGGGCATGGACTGCTTCGAGCCTAAAGGGGCGTTCTACTCGTTCCCGTCGATAAGATCCACCGGCCTGTCCTCCGAGGAGTTCTCGGAGAGGCTGCTGTACGATCAGGGTGTCGTCACCGTGCCGGGAAGCGTTTTCGGCGAGTCCGGCATCGGGCACCTGAGGTGCTCGTACTGCTCGTCCATGGAGGACATCAAGGAAGCGCTGGCCCGCATCGGCCGGTTCCTGGATACGCTGAAGACGGAAAAAGCCCCCACCATTAAGAAACGCGTCAAGCGCTGA
- a CDS encoding glycosyltransferase family 4 protein, producing the protein MKICVVSQSFYPYIGGVTRYLQSLGRKLTARGDEMVVVHLRSSDMPEYEVVDGVRVYRMSGDEGMQESIDGYFKFKELIIDVTHGRKVSSLEDRFSNGYTEYLGFNLNMYEKVRQVYDIEKFDVLHVHDFQVMPLAFLIKSDIGVPAIFTWHIPFTRDTPAEWREFLVRYMRYYDRVIFSTDEYVRTAVESGMNPDKVSKINPFIDTDEYVTDGENDFREKYNIPGGDDLVLCVSRIDPRKGQEYLIKAMAVVIKKHPDTTCIFIGNGSLTKKFIGRTNRLEELEAMVQELGLGGKVRFLGKVSQEDLMKAYDACDMLVQPSINEGFGLVISEAMCFGKPVVGSNVGGIPEQIIDGFNGLLFQPKDHKALARQICRMIEDPAMRKLMGERGRQIACERFCVDRGFREHCDIYDNICLGKGFEEPSGAGESLLTG; encoded by the coding sequence ATGAAAATTTGTGTCGTCTCACAGTCGTTTTATCCGTACATCGGCGGCGTGACCAGGTACTTGCAGTCGCTGGGCAGGAAGTTGACGGCCCGAGGGGATGAGATGGTGGTCGTGCACCTGCGGTCCTCCGACATGCCCGAGTACGAGGTCGTGGATGGCGTCCGCGTGTACCGCATGTCCGGGGACGAGGGCATGCAGGAGTCAATCGACGGCTATTTCAAGTTCAAGGAGCTCATCATCGACGTTACTCACGGGCGGAAGGTCTCGTCGCTGGAGGACCGCTTCAGCAACGGCTACACGGAATACCTGGGCTTCAATCTCAACATGTACGAGAAGGTGCGGCAGGTGTACGATATCGAGAAGTTCGACGTGCTCCACGTGCACGACTTCCAGGTGATGCCCCTCGCGTTCCTGATCAAGAGCGATATCGGGGTGCCCGCCATCTTTACCTGGCACATACCGTTCACCAGGGATACGCCGGCCGAGTGGAGGGAGTTCCTCGTGAGGTATATGCGCTACTACGACAGGGTCATCTTTTCCACGGACGAGTACGTGCGCACTGCGGTCGAGAGCGGCATGAATCCCGACAAGGTCTCTAAGATCAACCCGTTCATCGACACGGACGAATACGTCACTGACGGGGAGAACGACTTCAGGGAGAAGTACAACATCCCCGGCGGCGATGATCTCGTGCTCTGCGTGTCCCGTATCGACCCCCGTAAAGGGCAGGAGTACCTGATCAAGGCCATGGCCGTGGTAATAAAGAAGCACCCGGACACGACGTGCATCTTCATCGGGAACGGGTCCCTCACGAAAAAGTTCATCGGGCGCACGAACCGGCTCGAAGAGCTCGAGGCGATGGTGCAGGAGCTCGGGCTGGGCGGAAAAGTACGGTTCTTAGGCAAGGTAAGCCAGGAAGACCTGATGAAAGCGTACGATGCCTGCGACATGCTCGTCCAGCCGTCCATCAACGAGGGCTTCGGCCTGGTCATTTCGGAGGCCATGTGCTTCGGCAAGCCAGTTGTGGGCTCGAACGTCGGCGGCATACCCGAGCAGATCATCGACGGCTTCAACGGGTTACTGTTCCAGCCGAAGGACCATAAGGCGCTTGCCCGCCAGATCTGCAGGATGATCGAGGACCCGGCGATGAGAAAGCTGATGGGGGAAAGGGGCCGGCAGATCGCCTGCGAGCGCTTCTGCGTGGACCGGGGCTTCCGGGAGCACTGTGACATCTACGATAATATCTGCCTCGGGAAAGGGTTCGAGGAGCCTTCGGGGGCCGGAGAGTCGCTACTGACCGGCTAG
- a CDS encoding glycoside hydrolase family 15 protein gives MYGVVGNGETCAFISIFSSLDWLCLPRFDSPTMFARALDSVNGGSITLSREQAGTSTPFERGEQRYLEDTNLLETTSLVGADTARAIDFMPFGKHKLWRILGVSGPDNFKLVLDVDPRPDYNRSKPTINILDNGLMICSPGQALMITCSEKAVVKKKSITFDVQPPMTIPLLLTYGSTPEEARKAAASSNYEREYQADLKLWRNYTACAFPVFDLSPRMHYYYMRSLLVLKLLMYDRSGAILAAPTTSFPEIVGEDKNWDYRFCWVRDGAYSAEALALAGLFGDSRQIIDFLLSIVQPEGKPYPYPLVSIYGDLTGTEEEEVDTLAGFGNSRPVRIGNKAVDQKQNDLEGEVIHAIYTLNKYSGCAGYVEENFLAIERIVEHVAGHWREKDAGIWEFRRQYMDYVHSKTMCWAALEYGARLATLVDRRHLASKWGLEAEKVKVDIVKNGWSEKRKCFKRAYEDDAYDASVLAIPLMNMLPMEDPMVRMTIKSITDNLGTGGLLKRFAEEPNAFMLSSLWLAQVLMKRGKTVNALDIINRAARYASSDLGLFAEEYDMYYQRLVGNIPQSFSHEEFVKSINYLLGKE, from the coding sequence ATGTATGGCGTCGTCGGCAACGGGGAGACATGCGCTTTCATCAGCATATTCAGCTCGCTGGATTGGCTCTGCCTGCCCAGGTTCGACTCCCCGACGATGTTCGCCAGGGCTCTGGACAGCGTGAACGGCGGCTCGATCACCCTGTCCCGGGAGCAGGCGGGCACGAGCACGCCCTTCGAGAGGGGCGAGCAGCGGTACCTGGAAGACACGAACCTGCTGGAGACCACGAGCCTGGTGGGCGCCGACACGGCCAGGGCCATCGACTTCATGCCATTCGGCAAGCACAAGCTCTGGCGCATCCTGGGCGTCTCGGGGCCTGACAACTTCAAGCTCGTCCTCGACGTGGACCCCAGGCCCGACTATAACCGCTCAAAGCCGACCATAAATATCCTCGACAACGGGCTGATGATCTGCTCCCCGGGCCAGGCGCTGATGATCACCTGCTCGGAAAAGGCCGTGGTAAAGAAAAAAAGCATAACCTTCGACGTGCAGCCGCCCATGACCATACCGCTGCTGCTGACGTACGGCTCTACGCCCGAAGAGGCCAGGAAGGCGGCGGCCAGCTCGAACTACGAGCGCGAGTACCAGGCGGACCTCAAGCTATGGAGGAACTACACGGCATGCGCCTTCCCGGTGTTCGACCTCAGCCCGCGGATGCACTATTATTATATGCGCTCCCTGCTCGTGCTCAAATTATTAATGTACGACAGGAGCGGCGCCATCCTGGCCGCCCCCACGACATCGTTCCCCGAGATCGTGGGCGAGGACAAGAACTGGGATTACCGTTTTTGCTGGGTCCGGGACGGGGCCTACAGCGCCGAGGCGCTGGCGCTGGCTGGACTCTTCGGGGACTCCCGGCAGATCATCGATTTCTTATTAAGCATCGTGCAGCCCGAGGGCAAGCCCTATCCTTACCCGCTTGTGTCCATTTACGGCGACCTCACGGGCACGGAAGAGGAGGAGGTCGACACGCTCGCCGGGTTCGGGAACAGCCGGCCCGTCAGGATCGGCAACAAGGCCGTCGACCAGAAGCAGAACGACCTGGAGGGCGAGGTCATCCATGCCATATACACGCTGAATAAATATTCGGGCTGCGCGGGATACGTGGAAGAGAATTTTCTGGCCATCGAGAGGATCGTGGAGCACGTGGCCGGGCACTGGAGGGAGAAGGACGCGGGCATCTGGGAGTTCCGGCGCCAGTACATGGATTATGTCCACAGCAAGACGATGTGCTGGGCGGCGCTGGAGTACGGCGCCCGGCTGGCCACGCTGGTAGACAGGCGTCATCTCGCCAGCAAATGGGGCCTGGAGGCGGAGAAAGTTAAAGTCGACATCGTCAAGAATGGGTGGTCTGAAAAGCGGAAATGTTTCAAGCGTGCGTACGAGGACGACGCGTACGACGCGTCAGTGCTGGCAATACCCCTCATGAACATGCTCCCCATGGAAGACCCGATGGTGCGCATGACCATCAAGAGCATCACGGATAACCTGGGCACGGGCGGCCTGCTAAAGCGGTTCGCGGAGGAGCCCAACGCCTTCATGCTCTCCTCGCTATGGCTGGCCCAGGTGCTGATGAAAAGGGGCAAGACCGTGAACGCCCTGGATATCATTAATAGGGCGGCACGCTACGCCTCCAGCGACCTCGGCCTCTTCGCCGAAGAGTACGACATGTACTACCAGCGCCTCGTGGGCAACATCCCGCAGTCGTTCTCGCACGAGGAGTTCGTCAAGTCCATTAATTATCTCCTGGGGAAAGAGTGA
- a CDS encoding Lrp/AsnC family transcriptional regulator, whose translation MHTRGPQDYQGGRHQARRGAAQALSDYHNTDITYHHSKKRFRLFLGRNVTFLKVNAKQVTPTTGFIPMATSKVRKGSSDESMREVLELLENDSRLTAREIAEQTGLKEKDVQRFIKEMEARGIIRHYKTLIDWEKYGDDSVYAIIEVQLNPERNVGYDAVAERISKFPEVVTCMLVSGDHDLHLVIKGKTMKEVAFFVAEKIAPLSQVTHTATHFMLRSYKREGEIMFEKEEDSRLVIHP comes from the coding sequence TTGCATACACGCGGGCCGCAAGACTATCAAGGCGGACGACATCAAGCTCGCCGTGGAGCGGCTCAGGCTCTAAGCGATTATCATAACACCGATATTACTTATCATCATAGTAAAAAACGCTTTAGACTCTTTTTAGGCAGGAACGTTACATTTTTAAAGGTAAATGCCAAACAAGTAACTCCGACAACGGGGTTCATTCCAATGGCCACATCGAAAGTCAGGAAGGGCTCGTCCGACGAGTCCATGCGCGAGGTTCTGGAACTGCTTGAGAACGACTCGAGGCTCACGGCCAGGGAGATCGCGGAGCAGACCGGCCTCAAGGAAAAGGACGTGCAGCGCTTCATCAAGGAGATGGAGGCCCGCGGCATCATCCGGCACTATAAGACGCTCATCGACTGGGAGAAGTACGGCGATGACTCAGTCTACGCCATCATCGAGGTACAGCTCAACCCGGAGCGCAACGTGGGCTACGATGCGGTGGCCGAGCGCATATCCAAATTCCCCGAGGTCGTCACCTGCATGCTGGTCTCGGGAGACCACGACCTCCACCTGGTGATCAAGGGCAAGACCATGAAGGAGGTCGCCTTCTTCGTGGCCGAGAAGATCGCCCCCCTGAGCCAGGTCACTCACACCGCCACCCACTTCATGCTCAGGAGCTACAAGCGGGAGGGCGAGATCATGTTCGAGAAGGAAGAGGACAGCAGGCTGGTCATACACCCATGA
- a CDS encoding CBS domain-containing protein gives MELPTPESIKKKRVKLGLTQSELAARAHVSQPLIARIESGDVDPRLSTVKSIITALDDMEKSRITAKDLMTAPVISLSPDESVDQAVKIMEKYGFSQVPVLENGVPIGSISESALVQAMGSRDIQRISNARVRELMEDSFPAVAPGTDMGTISALLEANHAVLVMEMGKVVGVITKYNIMRLLNK, from the coding sequence ATGGAGCTTCCGACCCCAGAGAGCATAAAGAAGAAACGCGTTAAGCTTGGCCTGACGCAGAGCGAGCTTGCCGCCCGCGCGCACGTGAGCCAGCCGCTGATCGCCCGGATCGAGTCCGGCGACGTAGACCCCAGGCTGTCCACGGTCAAGAGCATCATCACGGCCCTGGACGACATGGAGAAGTCCCGCATCACCGCGAAAGACCTGATGACCGCCCCCGTCATCTCGCTCTCCCCGGACGAGTCGGTGGACCAGGCAGTAAAGATCATGGAGAAGTACGGGTTTTCGCAGGTCCCCGTGCTGGAGAACGGCGTGCCCATAGGGAGCATTTCCGAGAGCGCGCTGGTGCAGGCCATGGGCAGCCGCGACATCCAGCGCATAAGCAATGCCCGCGTGCGTGAGCTCATGGAGGACTCGTTCCCGGCCGTAGCCCCCGGAACCGACATGGGCACAATATCTGCGCTCCTCGAGGCCAACCACGCCGTCCTCGTCATGGAGATGGGCAAGGTCGTCGGCGTCATCACGAAGTACAATATCATGCGGCTTCTTAACAAATAG
- a CDS encoding RCC1 domain-containing protein gives MPCVTAWSPAVVSIAASNSTSVALLDDGTVWQWGYVSDGVEYATPQKVEISVVRKIAAGYGHVLALKGDGTVWAWGSNKYGQLGDGTYNDSAGPVQVAGLTGVKAIAAGKDISLALKGDGTVWAWGSNSYGQVGEGSLNYKGTAVPIQVKGLNNIQAISAGGSHCLASQGDGAVWAWGDNRHGVLGDGTNESRFTPVRSKIYNVMGLDAGDAHALAVMVDGNVWSWGYNYNGQLGMGGTSLNDLGRLSFGPEADSFNPDIVRGLSGVKSVAVGASHSVALADNGTVWTWGSNSDGQLGVGKTGGSDMTVPVRVSGINGITAVDAGLYHTLALKDDGSVWAWGSNAEGQVGNRSASAGSPALVLMQTQILPSPTSTPIIVTASPTTPESGPNYMLIGSIALLAVIVIVVVTACVLLLRSRKKGSG, from the coding sequence ATGCCCTGTGTGACTGCCTGGTCGCCCGCGGTCGTTTCCATCGCCGCGTCCAACTCGACTTCCGTGGCATTGCTCGACGACGGCACCGTGTGGCAGTGGGGCTACGTGAGTGACGGCGTCGAATATGCGACGCCCCAAAAGGTAGAGATCTCGGTCGTAAGGAAGATCGCGGCCGGGTACGGCCACGTGCTTGCTCTGAAGGGAGACGGAACTGTTTGGGCCTGGGGGTCGAACAAGTACGGACAGCTCGGGGACGGCACATATAACGACAGCGCCGGGCCGGTCCAGGTAGCGGGGCTCACGGGCGTCAAGGCCATCGCCGCCGGCAAGGACATCAGCCTTGCTCTGAAGGGCGACGGCACGGTGTGGGCCTGGGGCTCCAACTCGTACGGCCAGGTAGGCGAGGGCTCGCTCAATTATAAGGGCACGGCCGTGCCCATCCAGGTTAAGGGCCTGAACAATATCCAGGCCATATCGGCCGGGGGCTCGCACTGCCTCGCATCGCAGGGAGACGGCGCGGTGTGGGCCTGGGGCGATAACCGCCACGGCGTTTTGGGAGACGGCACCAACGAGAGCCGCTTTACTCCCGTCCGGTCTAAGATCTATAACGTGATGGGCCTCGACGCGGGCGACGCCCACGCGCTGGCCGTCATGGTGGACGGCAACGTCTGGTCATGGGGCTATAATTATAACGGCCAGCTCGGCATGGGCGGCACGAGCCTGAACGACCTCGGCCGGCTCTCATTCGGGCCGGAGGCGGACTCTTTTAACCCCGATATCGTCCGGGGTTTATCCGGCGTGAAGTCAGTGGCAGTGGGCGCCTCGCACTCCGTCGCGCTGGCCGATAACGGCACCGTCTGGACGTGGGGCAGTAACTCGGACGGCCAGCTAGGTGTCGGTAAAACAGGGGGAAGCGACATGACCGTGCCCGTGCGGGTGAGCGGCATTAACGGCATCACCGCCGTCGACGCGGGCCTCTATCATACGCTGGCCCTCAAAGACGACGGCAGCGTATGGGCCTGGGGCTCGAACGCTGAGGGCCAGGTCGGTAACAGGAGCGCCTCCGCGGGCTCTCCTGCGCTCGTGCTCATGCAGACGCAGATACTGCCTTCGCCGACGTCCACGCCTATCATCGTTACCGCTTCTCCGACTACCCCGGAGAGCGGGCCGAACTACATGCTTATCGGTTCCATCGCACTTCTGGCCGTCATCGTAATAGTCGTCGTCACAGCGTGCGTGCTATTGCTTAGAAGTAGAAAAAAGGGCTCCGGGTAA
- a CDS encoding HAD family hydrolase — protein MAIKLVISDFDRTFTDESLSVGPELREAIRIIQAKGIGFSIVSGRNYDFLLEFCRELDGLVDSFVAENGCLGFFRGKKYLLGDSRLRGELLRRLERLSVPYGQGEVIVAVDVQQEKGLVEALNGMGGAFHIIRNVDSLMILPAGISKSSGAGWLSGMYGVSRDETAAIGDAQNDVAFKDSCVLLGAVSNAIPEMKAAADYVCRQGYGRGLQEFIEFIGR, from the coding sequence ATGGCTATCAAGCTCGTTATAAGCGATTTTGACCGGACGTTCACTGACGAGAGCCTGTCCGTGGGGCCGGAGTTGCGCGAGGCCATACGCATCATCCAGGCGAAGGGCATTGGTTTCTCGATCGTCTCCGGCCGTAACTATGACTTCCTCCTGGAGTTTTGCCGTGAGCTGGACGGGCTTGTCGATTCATTTGTCGCCGAGAATGGCTGCCTCGGTTTCTTTAGAGGTAAAAAATACTTGCTCGGGGATTCGCGCCTGCGGGGCGAGCTTCTTAGGCGGCTCGAGAGGCTTAGCGTGCCGTACGGGCAGGGAGAGGTCATCGTCGCCGTCGACGTGCAGCAGGAAAAGGGCCTCGTGGAAGCGCTCAATGGCATGGGCGGAGCGTTCCACATCATCAGGAACGTGGACTCCCTCATGATACTGCCCGCGGGCATCTCAAAGTCGTCCGGCGCCGGGTGGCTGTCCGGGATGTACGGCGTGTCCAGGGACGAGACGGCGGCCATCGGTGACGCGCAGAACGACGTGGCGTTCAAGGACTCGTGCGTCTTACTGGGCGCAGTATCGAACGCCATCCCGGAGATGAAGGCCGCCGCCGATTACGTGTGCAGGCAGGGCTATGGCAGGGGCCTCCAGGAGTTCATCGAGTTCATAGGCCGCTAA
- the asnS gene encoding asparagine--tRNA ligase — MYARIKDVLSGRFADGEEVEVGGWVVKNRSSGKIVFTLIRDATGEMQVTARKGNVCDEALKVADALSLECSIIVKGKVRSDPRAPGGKELSATDLKLIGASRDYPIFGEEEHNPEVLLDLRHLDVRSKQLVAIMKVKDSVLSAAREWFRNHEFFEVTPPIIISSACEGGSTLFELKYFEDKAYLSQSAQLYLESLIFGLEKVYSITPSFRAEKSRTTRHLAEYWHIEGEMAWMGLYEMIDMLEQLVCYVCNRVGEERAEEIRLVGGDPEYFKGLKAPFPRITYDEAVKVLQADGFEFKPGEDFGTHEERQLSTHYDKPLFITEYPAEVKAFYMKDAGNGKVLNVDMIAPKGFGEIIGASERETDLAILEERIRKQGEDPAKYAWYLDLRRYGSVPHSGFGMGTERLVRWICGLEHIRDTIPYPRTISRSYP, encoded by the coding sequence ATGTACGCAAGGATAAAGGACGTGCTTTCCGGAAGGTTCGCCGACGGCGAGGAAGTGGAGGTCGGCGGATGGGTCGTCAAGAACCGCTCGAGCGGCAAGATCGTTTTTACTCTCATAAGGGACGCCACCGGCGAAATGCAGGTGACCGCCCGCAAGGGCAACGTGTGCGACGAGGCCTTGAAGGTCGCGGACGCGCTGTCGCTCGAATGCTCCATTATCGTGAAGGGCAAGGTCCGCTCGGACCCCAGGGCGCCTGGAGGAAAAGAGCTTTCGGCAACGGACCTGAAGCTGATCGGGGCATCCAGGGACTATCCCATATTCGGCGAAGAGGAACACAACCCCGAGGTACTGCTGGACCTGAGGCACCTGGACGTCAGGAGCAAGCAGCTCGTGGCCATCATGAAGGTCAAGGACTCGGTATTAAGCGCTGCCCGGGAATGGTTCAGGAACCACGAGTTCTTCGAGGTCACGCCGCCCATCATCATCTCGAGCGCCTGCGAGGGCGGGTCCACGCTCTTCGAGCTCAAGTACTTCGAGGACAAAGCGTACCTGTCCCAGAGCGCGCAGCTATACCTCGAGTCGCTCATCTTCGGGCTCGAGAAAGTGTACTCGATCACGCCCTCCTTCAGGGCGGAGAAGTCCCGCACGACCAGGCACCTGGCCGAGTACTGGCACATCGAGGGCGAGATGGCCTGGATGGGACTGTATGAGATGATCGACATGCTTGAGCAGCTCGTCTGCTACGTGTGCAACAGGGTCGGCGAGGAAAGGGCGGAGGAGATCAGGCTCGTAGGCGGCGACCCGGAATATTTCAAGGGCCTGAAGGCGCCCTTCCCCAGGATCACCTACGACGAGGCCGTGAAAGTACTCCAGGCGGACGGGTTCGAGTTCAAGCCCGGCGAGGACTTCGGCACCCACGAGGAACGGCAGCTCTCGACACATTACGATAAGCCATTATTTATTACGGAGTACCCGGCCGAGGTGAAGGCCTTCTACATGAAGGACGCCGGGAACGGGAAAGTGCTTAATGTCGACATGATAGCGCCGAAAGGCTTTGGCGAGATCATCGGCGCCAGCGAGAGGGAGACCGACCTGGCGATCCTTGAGGAACGCATACGCAAGCAGGGCGAGGATCCGGCGAAGTACGCCTGGTACCTGGACCTGAGACGCTACGGCTCGGTGCCGCACTCCGGGTTCGGCATGGGCACCGAACGTCTGGTACGCTGGATATGCGGCCTGGAGCACATCAGGGACACCATCCCGTACCCGAGGACGATCAGCCGGTCGTACCCGTAG
- a CDS encoding GxxExxY protein, whose product MEPIPEEIEKIVTQIIDAAYNVHAYTGNGLLESAYEACMLIELEKKGLTVENQILLPIIYDGHIIPNAYRLDILVNKCVIVEIKVVEDILPVHISQVLTYLRFTDLRIGLIINFNKKYFGDAVRRVKRK is encoded by the coding sequence ATGGAACCTATTCCCGAAGAAATAGAAAAGATCGTGACCCAAATTATCGATGCAGCATACAATGTCCACGCATACACAGGCAACGGACTGCTCGAAAGCGCATACGAAGCATGCATGCTCATCGAACTGGAAAAGAAAGGATTGACTGTTGAAAACCAGATACTATTACCTATTATATACGACGGCCACATCATACCCAACGCCTACCGCCTCGACATCCTGGTAAACAAATGCGTAATAGTTGAAATAAAAGTCGTCGAAGATATACTCCCGGTACACATATCCCAGGTACTAACATACCTGAGATTCACCGATCTCAGAATAGGCCTGATCATAAACTTTAACAAAAAATACTTCGGCGATGCAGTCAGGAGAGTAAAACGAAAATAA